Proteins encoded in a region of the Pirellulales bacterium genome:
- a CDS encoding thioredoxin family protein, with amino-acid sequence MFRALFTIIMSLTATYAVAGEFNGVLSAGDAAPAWTALPGTDGQQHALADLKDKKVVVVVFTCNSCPVARDYEDRIIALAKQNPEELAIVAINVNRGPEDSLAKMTERAKERAFPYLYLADESQAIGRAYGASATPDFFVLSPDRKVVYMGSLDDNNDPAVAKANYVGDAVQAALAGTKPATAETFARGCGIRYARQRAK; translated from the coding sequence ATGTTTCGCGCATTATTCACGATCATCATGAGCTTGACCGCGACGTACGCCGTGGCCGGCGAGTTCAATGGTGTTTTGAGTGCCGGCGACGCGGCGCCTGCTTGGACTGCTCTCCCGGGCACCGACGGTCAACAGCATGCGTTGGCCGATCTAAAGGACAAAAAGGTCGTGGTTGTCGTCTTCACGTGCAACAGTTGTCCGGTGGCGCGCGATTACGAGGACCGGATCATCGCCTTGGCAAAGCAGAATCCGGAAGAGTTGGCCATCGTCGCAATTAACGTTAATCGGGGCCCGGAGGACAGCCTGGCGAAGATGACCGAGCGGGCCAAAGAACGCGCGTTCCCTTATCTCTATCTGGCGGACGAGAGCCAGGCGATTGGCCGTGCTTATGGTGCGAGCGCCACGCCCGACTTCTTCGTGTTGTCGCCCGATCGCAAGGTCGTCTATATGGGATCGCTGGATGACAATAACGATCCGGCCGTGGCAAAGGCGAACTACGTGGGCGATGCCGTGCAGGCGGCGCTCGCTGGCACGAAGCCGGCGACGGCGGAAACGTTCGCCCGGGGCTGCGGCATCCGTTACGCACGGCAGCGCGCCAAGTGA
- a CDS encoding glutathione peroxidase gives MSTIYDFPVVTIDGHTETLEPYRGRVMLIVNVASRCSFTPQYAGLETLYRQHKEQGFAVLGFPCDQFMHQEPGDEAEIQSFCSTKYDVTFPMFAKVNVNGPAAHPLYQFLKSARPGLLGTKTIKWNFGKFLVDRAGRVVKRYSMFARPARLERDVAALLA, from the coding sequence ATGAGCACGATCTACGATTTTCCGGTCGTGACGATCGATGGCCACACGGAAACGCTGGAACCGTATCGCGGTCGAGTGATGCTGATCGTCAATGTGGCCAGCCGGTGCAGTTTTACGCCGCAATACGCCGGCCTCGAAACGCTTTATCGTCAACATAAAGAGCAGGGATTCGCCGTGCTCGGCTTTCCGTGCGATCAGTTCATGCATCAGGAACCGGGCGACGAGGCCGAGATTCAAAGCTTCTGCTCGACCAAATACGACGTGACGTTTCCGATGTTCGCAAAGGTAAACGTTAACGGGCCGGCCGCGCACCCCTTGTATCAGTTTTTGAAGTCGGCCCGACCAGGCTTGCTGGGCACCAAAACCATCAAGTGGAATTTCGGCAAATTCCTGGTCGATCGCGCGGGGCGGGTGGTGAAACGCTACTCGATGTTCGCTCGGCCCGCGCGTTTAGAACGCGATGTGGCGGCGCTTCTCGCTTGA
- a CDS encoding membrane dipeptidase, whose protein sequence is MRLIFDSHLDLSWNALAYNRDQTETVDQINERERGMDPAGGRGHATTSLPEMRAGRIAVCLGTLLARAKRQVQPAVGHRRSDLDYGTQGIAYAVAQGQLAYYRLLEEQGEMKMIGTRRQLDDHWRRWEADPTATLPIGNILAMEGADPIVDPTQVDEWFAAGLRSVMPSHYGQSHYSMGTGGNGPLTPRGVQLLKEFERVGMILDVTHLSDQSFFQALDCFSGPVMASHNNCRALVPADRQFSDEQLRLIIGRGAVIGVVCDAWMLQPGWTIGVTRPDRLTLAALADHIDHICQLAGNTLHAGIGSDLDGGYGTEQTPNDLRTITDLQMLEPLLSVRGYSDSDITNIFHGNWLRFFRRWLPE, encoded by the coding sequence ATGCGATTGATCTTTGATTCTCATCTCGATTTGTCCTGGAACGCGCTGGCCTACAACCGCGATCAAACGGAAACGGTTGACCAGATCAACGAGCGCGAACGAGGGATGGACCCCGCCGGGGGGCGGGGGCATGCCACGACTAGCCTGCCCGAGATGCGTGCGGGCAGGATTGCTGTTTGCCTGGGGACGCTGCTGGCGCGGGCGAAGCGCCAGGTGCAACCGGCCGTGGGGCATCGCCGCTCGGATCTGGATTACGGCACGCAAGGAATCGCTTATGCCGTAGCGCAGGGGCAGTTGGCCTATTATCGCCTGTTGGAAGAGCAGGGCGAGATGAAGATGATCGGCACGCGGCGCCAACTCGATGATCACTGGCGTCGCTGGGAAGCCGATCCAACCGCGACGCTGCCGATCGGAAACATCCTCGCGATGGAAGGGGCCGACCCGATCGTCGATCCCACGCAGGTCGACGAATGGTTCGCCGCCGGATTGCGCAGCGTGATGCCCTCACACTACGGGCAAAGTCATTACTCGATGGGAACCGGGGGTAACGGTCCGTTGACGCCGCGCGGCGTGCAGCTGTTGAAGGAATTCGAGCGCGTGGGAATGATCCTCGACGTGACCCACCTATCGGATCAGAGTTTCTTCCAGGCGCTCGACTGCTTTTCAGGCCCGGTGATGGCTAGCCACAACAATTGTCGCGCCCTGGTGCCGGCGGACCGGCAGTTTTCGGACGAGCAATTGCGCCTGATCATCGGCCGCGGCGCCGTGATCGGCGTCGTGTGCGATGCTTGGATGCTACAGCCCGGCTGGACGATCGGCGTCACACGGCCGGATCGGTTGACGTTGGCGGCGCTGGCCGACCACATCGACCATATCTGCCAGTTGGCAGGTAACACGCTACATGCGGGCATCGGCAGCGATCTGGACGGCGGTTACGGCACAGAACAAACGCCCAACGACCTGCGCACGATCACGGATCTGCAAATGCTGGAACCGCTGCTATCCGTTCGCGGCTATTCGGACTCGGACATCACGAATATCTTTCACGGCAATTGGCTGCGATTTTTCCGCCGCTGGCTGCCAGAGTGA
- a CDS encoding Lpg1974 family pore-forming outer membrane protein, giving the protein MPFRTASWLLLLAVGLSLSTPQAYAQSADDSDIQRRLAELERQVATMQSPARSRLTSRFGDQPPVLAPEPTDKLTDEIADSTISPDGALNDSCNRWCLPDCSTRPALVGQDFLNTGCRQCGVVFGSELLFLKPTATNGDLPGATANVNTNLGLLPPTAIVNFNVHNSFTFETAPRFWLGYVTKSGLGFRVQYWEFRHSSDTEFLDPVGLVAFGGAMRFRTFDWEVTQQIDFRRWRMLAFGGFRYGEIRQSESLNVLGTLATLQQSQAFNGIGLTGGVNLNRSLFNSKSFTWYTNTRGSILFGDRSYNYQAGADILFPVSATANYKLSGETLGILEIATGPQWQKQLARGGQFFVRGGFEGQLWLNAGTIDNTPYDSALGNIGFGGFSVATGIIR; this is encoded by the coding sequence ATGCCGTTTCGTACCGCGTCATGGCTGTTATTACTCGCTGTCGGACTGTCGCTAAGCACGCCACAGGCGTACGCCCAGTCGGCCGACGATAGCGACATCCAACGCCGTCTGGCAGAGTTGGAACGGCAAGTCGCGACGATGCAAAGCCCCGCGCGGTCGCGGCTGACGTCCAGGTTCGGCGATCAACCACCGGTGCTCGCACCCGAGCCTACAGACAAGCTTACAGACGAGATTGCGGACTCCACGATCTCGCCCGATGGTGCATTGAACGACTCTTGCAACCGCTGGTGCTTGCCCGATTGCTCCACTCGCCCGGCGCTAGTCGGTCAGGACTTTCTCAATACCGGCTGCCGGCAGTGCGGCGTGGTCTTCGGTAGCGAGCTTCTATTTTTGAAGCCAACCGCGACCAATGGCGACCTACCGGGCGCCACGGCCAACGTTAACACGAACTTAGGCCTGTTGCCGCCAACGGCGATCGTTAATTTCAACGTGCATAACAGTTTCACCTTCGAAACGGCGCCCCGCTTTTGGCTGGGTTACGTGACAAAGTCGGGGCTCGGATTTCGCGTACAGTATTGGGAATTCCGTCATAGTTCCGATACCGAATTTCTCGATCCCGTGGGACTTGTTGCCTTCGGGGGCGCAATGCGATTTCGCACCTTCGATTGGGAGGTAACGCAACAGATCGATTTTCGCCGCTGGCGAATGCTTGCCTTTGGCGGCTTCCGCTACGGTGAAATTCGACAATCCGAGTCGCTGAACGTGCTCGGCACGCTCGCCACGCTCCAGCAGAGTCAGGCCTTTAACGGGATCGGCCTGACGGGCGGAGTGAACCTGAACCGTTCACTCTTTAATTCCAAGAGCTTTACCTGGTATACGAATACGCGGGGCTCGATCCTGTTCGGCGATCGCAGCTACAACTATCAAGCCGGGGCGGACATTCTCTTTCCTGTATCAGCCACGGCCAACTATAAACTCAGCGGCGAGACGCTCGGAATTCTCGAGATAGCCACCGGCCCCCAATGGCAAAAGCAATTGGCGCGCGGCGGCCAGTTCTTCGTCCGCGGCGGCTTCGAAGGACAACTCTGGCTTAACGCCGGCACGATCGACAACACGCCCTATGATTCCGCGCTGGGCAATATCGGCTTTGGTGGATTCAGCGTCGCGACGGGCATCATTCGCTAA
- a CDS encoding right-handed parallel beta-helix repeat-containing protein: protein MLVRPCFEGGLFVKAIQLVIKLRFRSKTAGSPAACECRGHRRLGAAQVLAVSLLATWSALGGFAQGQTIVTDTGAPTSSFMAPLSMPGLQPFWVGYVGADRGLGFQGQYFSFGGLLPITTDMLDGTWFFDGRAHVTTDNAQFFSNAGIGRRQYIGFLNSIVGLSGWYDYDGDAYQNYGYRYNQLGVTAEVFNPAFDFRFNGYMPMGNTTHVLNQFEQNYLLYVNGIDTALRGGDAKFSVRPAILGPLNGYIDIGGYFFKSSAIEGFGGVSSGFGVQPLPGLAVNLEVNHDQLFGTTGFVRVAFGLRGSPGNTRTGSRLLEPTRRNDHIVRFNQQPEIATNPQTSVAYNVIHVDNTAAAGGNGTIDHPFQTLAAAQAASAIHDIIYVHKGDGTSHDYANGIILKDNQMLLGSGNNYVVQTTEIGPMLLKALDSSQPVISNPNGAGVTLANNDRVGGITISVANVGIVGNNITNTTLEQNTVYGGLIDGIQLTNFSGAASIVNNSIRQNAQDGIHIIEGAANATYSLVGNTVDSNVRNGIFFDDTHGSAVVDDNTLGSNGRGNWAGVQVAQTSGTMDIEIKNNTIQYNTEGIYLTADNAGGNGATINADIHDNPEISYNQGDGIQIAARHDATADFNIHDNPNISYNGYPEGVGVGRTTAGGAGIRLYTLDSSMGGIINHNGIIDNAGTGNPVGNEVDQAAGIQGQFDGNSVTSFIITNNNIDGLGTNVAVGRPYGDGVWLDYEITNSIIQNLLVTNNQIVNNKGLGFQLSTAGRLHPGITSTLLDATFDNNNISNNFFSGLYAFQGSSAGVMRLTVTNNQINNNVSPTSGGQGLPSNDGGLSLESNSGRLVGIIENNVINANGLTPNNSTNSPRASGINGIAATIDESNGLMGLQIIGNQINGNQHDGILLTDNNVINPGVGTALSMGAIIHDNFIMFNGGDAGVQAVTPNIGTPPGPNVSTLGVELTHNESSLRYHFLNLQGITPNTALITFADGGLNAGLFDTSLSVGSVAATTAATMDALVAPLLIFP, encoded by the coding sequence GTGCTAGTCCGTCCATGTTTCGAGGGGGGTCTGTTTGTGAAGGCAATCCAGCTTGTCATCAAGTTGCGCTTCCGGTCCAAGACGGCCGGATCGCCAGCCGCGTGCGAATGCCGCGGCCATCGTCGTCTCGGCGCAGCCCAGGTGCTGGCCGTGTCGCTACTGGCGACATGGTCCGCACTTGGCGGGTTCGCGCAGGGGCAGACGATCGTCACGGACACGGGGGCTCCGACGTCGAGCTTTATGGCTCCGTTGAGCATGCCCGGCCTGCAACCGTTCTGGGTAGGCTATGTCGGCGCCGATCGTGGCCTCGGCTTTCAAGGCCAGTACTTTTCGTTCGGTGGCTTGCTGCCGATTACGACCGACATGTTGGACGGTACGTGGTTCTTCGACGGGCGGGCCCACGTCACGACGGACAACGCACAGTTCTTCAGTAACGCCGGCATCGGGCGGCGACAATATATTGGCTTTTTAAATTCGATCGTGGGGCTCAGTGGCTGGTACGACTACGACGGTGACGCGTATCAGAATTACGGCTACCGCTACAACCAGTTGGGCGTGACGGCGGAAGTTTTCAATCCCGCCTTCGATTTCCGCTTCAACGGCTACATGCCGATGGGCAACACGACCCATGTGTTGAATCAGTTCGAGCAAAACTACTTGCTGTACGTCAACGGCATCGATACTGCGCTACGCGGCGGCGATGCGAAGTTCAGCGTCCGCCCCGCCATTCTCGGGCCACTGAACGGGTACATCGATATTGGTGGTTACTTCTTCAAGTCGTCGGCGATCGAAGGGTTTGGCGGTGTGTCCAGCGGCTTCGGCGTGCAGCCTTTGCCGGGTCTGGCCGTGAACCTGGAAGTAAATCATGACCAGTTGTTCGGCACCACGGGCTTTGTCCGTGTGGCCTTCGGTCTACGTGGCTCGCCAGGCAATACGCGCACCGGCTCGCGCCTGTTGGAACCGACCCGCCGTAACGACCACATTGTGCGTTTCAACCAGCAGCCAGAAATCGCGACCAATCCGCAGACGAGCGTTGCGTATAACGTGATTCACGTTGATAACACGGCAGCGGCCGGCGGCAACGGCACAATCGATCATCCCTTCCAAACCCTGGCGGCCGCCCAGGCGGCCTCGGCCATTCACGACATCATTTATGTGCACAAGGGGGATGGCACCTCGCACGATTACGCCAACGGCATCATCTTGAAAGACAATCAGATGCTGCTGGGCAGCGGCAACAACTACGTGGTTCAAACGACCGAGATCGGGCCGATGCTGCTCAAGGCGCTTGATTCGAGCCAGCCGGTGATTTCGAATCCCAACGGCGCCGGCGTCACCTTGGCCAACAACGATCGCGTCGGCGGTATCACGATCAGCGTCGCGAATGTGGGCATCGTGGGCAACAACATTACGAACACGACACTCGAGCAGAACACGGTCTACGGTGGTCTGATCGATGGTATCCAGTTGACGAACTTCTCAGGCGCTGCGAGCATCGTCAACAACTCGATCCGCCAGAACGCCCAAGATGGTATTCATATCATCGAAGGCGCCGCCAACGCCACCTACAGCCTGGTCGGCAACACGGTCGACAGCAACGTTCGCAATGGCATCTTCTTTGACGACACACACGGCTCGGCCGTGGTCGACGACAATACGTTGGGTTCGAACGGCCGCGGCAACTGGGCGGGCGTGCAAGTGGCCCAGACGTCAGGCACAATGGATATCGAGATCAAGAACAACACCATTCAGTACAACACCGAAGGTATCTATCTGACCGCCGACAACGCGGGTGGAAACGGCGCGACGATCAACGCCGACATCCACGACAACCCCGAAATATCCTACAACCAGGGAGACGGCATCCAGATCGCAGCTCGTCATGACGCGACCGCCGACTTCAATATCCATGACAACCCCAACATCAGCTACAACGGTTATCCGGAAGGAGTCGGAGTCGGGCGTACAACAGCCGGTGGTGCCGGGATTCGCCTGTATACCCTTGACTCTTCAATGGGGGGCATCATCAACCACAACGGAATCATCGATAATGCGGGCACCGGCAACCCGGTAGGCAACGAGGTCGATCAGGCCGCGGGCATTCAAGGACAATTCGACGGCAACAGCGTCACGTCCTTCATCATCACGAACAACAACATCGACGGGTTAGGCACGAACGTGGCCGTCGGTCGCCCGTACGGTGACGGTGTCTGGCTCGACTATGAGATCACGAACTCGATTATCCAGAATCTGTTGGTTACGAACAATCAGATCGTCAATAACAAGGGTCTTGGCTTTCAGCTTAGCACTGCGGGCCGGTTGCATCCGGGGATTACGAGCACGCTGCTCGATGCTACCTTCGATAACAACAACATTTCGAATAACTTTTTCTCGGGCCTGTACGCCTTCCAGGGCAGCTCAGCGGGCGTGATGCGTCTCACGGTGACGAACAATCAGATCAACAACAACGTCTCACCTACTTCAGGCGGCCAGGGATTGCCCAGCAACGACGGCGGTCTGTCGCTGGAATCCAATTCGGGACGGTTGGTGGGTATCATCGAGAACAATGTGATCAACGCCAACGGCCTGACGCCCAACAACTCCACCAATTCGCCACGTGCTAGCGGAATTAATGGTATTGCGGCCACGATCGACGAGTCCAACGGACTTATGGGCTTGCAGATCATCGGCAACCAGATCAACGGCAACCAGCATGACGGCATCCTGTTGACGGACAACAACGTGATCAATCCGGGGGTCGGTACAGCGCTGTCGATGGGAGCGATCATTCACGACAACTTTATCATGTTCAACGGCGGCGACGCTGGCGTCCAAGCCGTGACGCCGAATATCGGCACCCCGCCAGGACCGAACGTCTCGACGTTGGGCGTCGAGCTGACGCACAACGAGTCGTCCTTGCGGTATCACTTCCTGAACTTGCAAGGAATAACGCCAAACACGGCTTTGATTACCTTCGCCGATGGCGGCCTGAATGCGGGACTCTTCGACACTTCGCTAAGCGTCGGCTCGGTGGCGGCGACAACCGCCGCAACAATGGATGCGCTGGTCGCTCCACTGCTCATCTTCCCGTAG